Proteins encoded within one genomic window of Jiangella mangrovi:
- a CDS encoding fumarylacetoacetate hydrolase family protein, whose product MTPWFGTAAEALPDDAAGSVLVGRIWDPAAAGPSPVVVRDGDVVDISEHVATVRDLCELPDPATAAAGLAGRRVGTVDELLANTGAAERDPARPWLLAPVDLQALKAAGVTFAVSMIERVIEERARGDLTLAADIRGRMLAGVGADFHDLSPGSEEAGRLKDLLVAEGAWSQYLEVGIGPDAEIFTKGQVLSAVGTAVPVGVLAASTWNNPEPEVALVVQSSGRIIGATLGNDVNLRDVEGRSALLLPMAKDNNASCALGPFIRLFDDRFGLDDVRGLAVGLHISGDDGFRLDAVSEMSRISRDPEALVRQLIGPHHHYPDGAVLMLGTMFAPIQDRDRPGEGFTHKLDDVVRIGSPALGTLVNRVRHAEDCAPWDFGIRALMGNLVQRGLL is encoded by the coding sequence ATGACGCCGTGGTTCGGAACGGCCGCCGAGGCGCTGCCGGACGACGCCGCCGGCAGCGTCCTGGTCGGCCGGATCTGGGATCCCGCCGCCGCCGGACCCTCCCCCGTCGTCGTGCGCGACGGCGACGTCGTCGACATCAGCGAGCACGTCGCCACCGTGCGTGACCTCTGCGAGCTGCCCGATCCCGCGACGGCCGCCGCCGGACTGGCCGGGCGGCGGGTCGGGACCGTCGACGAGCTGCTCGCGAACACCGGCGCCGCCGAGCGCGACCCCGCCCGGCCCTGGTTGCTGGCCCCCGTCGATCTCCAGGCCCTGAAGGCCGCGGGAGTGACGTTCGCGGTCTCGATGATCGAACGGGTCATCGAGGAGCGGGCCCGCGGGGACCTGACGCTCGCGGCGGACATTCGCGGCCGCATGCTCGCCGGCGTGGGCGCGGACTTCCACGACCTGTCGCCCGGCTCCGAGGAGGCGGGACGGCTCAAGGACCTGCTCGTCGCCGAGGGCGCCTGGAGCCAGTACCTCGAGGTGGGCATCGGTCCCGATGCGGAGATCTTCACCAAGGGCCAGGTCCTGTCCGCCGTCGGCACGGCCGTGCCCGTCGGGGTGCTCGCCGCGTCGACCTGGAACAACCCCGAGCCGGAGGTGGCGCTGGTCGTGCAGTCCAGCGGCCGGATCATCGGAGCGACCCTCGGCAACGACGTGAACCTGCGCGACGTCGAGGGCAGGTCCGCGCTGCTGCTGCCGATGGCCAAGGACAACAACGCCTCCTGCGCGCTGGGGCCGTTCATCCGGCTCTTCGACGACCGCTTCGGGCTGGACGACGTGCGCGGGCTGGCGGTCGGACTGCACATCTCCGGCGACGACGGGTTCCGCCTCGACGCGGTCTCGGAGATGTCGCGGATCTCGCGCGATCCGGAGGCACTCGTGCGCCAGCTGATCGGCCCGCACCACCACTATCCCGACGGCGCCGTCCTGATGCTCGGCACCATGTTCGCGCCGATCCAGGACCGGGACCGGCCCGGCGAGGGGTTCACGCACAAGCTCGACGACGTCGTCAGGATCGGCTCGCCGGCGCTGGGCACCCTCGTCAACCGGGTCCGGCACGCCGAGGACTGCGCGCCGTGGGACTTCGGGATCCGCGCGCTCATGGGCAATCTCGTGCAGAGAGGACTCTTGTGA
- a CDS encoding aldehyde dehydrogenase family protein, which yields MNAVSTVDPRDGRSRETGLHETTGSELDALLAAAAAAADPLTAAGRRGRARLLDAVAAALESRRDDLVAAASSETGLGRDRLASELTRSALQFRMFADVVRDGGYLEAAIDHAADTPLGPAPDVRRMLVPLGPVAVFGASNFPFAFSVAGGDTAAALAAGCPVVVKAHPSHPLTSQVSADVIAAAVRGAGGPDGALGIVHGQDAGLALVRHPAVRAAALTGSVGAARAIQAAIDERDDPIPLYGELSSVNPIVILPAAAAERGEQIAAGLFASFTGSAGQLCTKPGLAFVPSDPAGDQLVEALRARVATAGGAVLLNERIRDAFTAREAALEQAGARVLARPDVRSPEGFGVAPVLLETDVTQLSAQIAEECFGPLVIAVRYDDPAGLDAALATVPPSLTGSIHAGEQDDHDTVRHLSTLFAARTGRIVFDGFPTGVRVSWAQHHGGPWPATNTVHTSVGATSIRRFLRPLAWQDAAGWILPQELRDGYTEISRRVDGRVEPGRPGTS from the coding sequence GTGAACGCCGTCAGCACCGTCGATCCGAGGGACGGCCGGAGTCGCGAGACCGGGCTGCACGAGACGACCGGCAGCGAGCTGGACGCCCTGCTGGCCGCCGCGGCTGCGGCGGCGGACCCGCTCACCGCCGCAGGACGTCGCGGCCGGGCCCGGCTGCTCGACGCCGTGGCGGCCGCGCTGGAGTCGCGCCGCGACGACCTCGTGGCGGCGGCGTCGTCCGAGACCGGGCTGGGCCGCGACCGCCTCGCCTCCGAGCTCACCAGGTCGGCGCTGCAGTTCCGGATGTTCGCCGACGTCGTGCGCGACGGCGGGTACCTCGAAGCCGCCATCGACCATGCGGCCGACACTCCGCTGGGCCCGGCGCCGGACGTGCGCCGGATGCTCGTGCCCCTGGGTCCGGTCGCCGTCTTCGGCGCCAGCAACTTCCCGTTCGCCTTCTCGGTCGCCGGCGGCGACACGGCCGCCGCGCTGGCCGCCGGCTGCCCCGTCGTGGTGAAGGCGCACCCGTCGCACCCGCTGACCTCGCAGGTCTCGGCCGACGTGATCGCCGCGGCCGTACGTGGCGCCGGCGGACCCGACGGGGCCCTGGGCATTGTCCACGGGCAGGACGCCGGGCTGGCACTGGTGCGCCATCCCGCCGTACGAGCGGCCGCGTTGACGGGGTCCGTCGGGGCGGCCCGCGCCATCCAGGCCGCCATCGACGAGCGCGACGACCCGATCCCGCTTTACGGCGAGCTCAGCAGCGTGAACCCGATCGTCATCCTGCCCGCCGCGGCGGCCGAGCGGGGCGAACAGATCGCCGCCGGGCTCTTCGCCTCGTTCACCGGCTCCGCCGGCCAGCTCTGCACCAAGCCGGGACTGGCCTTCGTCCCCTCCGATCCCGCCGGCGACCAACTCGTCGAGGCCTTGCGCGCCCGGGTCGCCACGGCCGGTGGCGCGGTGCTGCTGAACGAGCGGATCCGCGACGCGTTCACCGCCCGCGAGGCCGCCCTCGAGCAGGCGGGCGCCCGAGTTCTCGCCAGGCCGGACGTCCGGTCGCCGGAGGGTTTCGGCGTGGCACCGGTGCTGCTGGAGACCGACGTCACCCAGCTGTCCGCGCAGATCGCCGAGGAGTGCTTCGGCCCGCTCGTCATCGCCGTCCGCTACGACGATCCCGCCGGCCTCGACGCGGCGCTCGCCACCGTTCCCCCGTCACTCACCGGGTCGATCCACGCCGGTGAGCAGGACGACCACGACACCGTCCGCCACCTCAGCACCCTGTTCGCGGCCCGCACCGGCCGCATCGTCTTCGACGGCTTCCCCACCGGCGTCCGGGTCTCGTGGGCGCAGCACCACGGCGGTCCCTGGCCCGCCACCAACACCGTGCACACGTCCGTGGGCGCCACCTCGATACGCCGCTTCCTGCGCCCGCTGGCCTGGCAGGACGCGGCCGGCTGGATCCTGCCCCAGGAGCTCAGGGACGGCTACACCGAGATCTCCAGGCGGGTCGACGGCCGGGTCGAACCGGGGCGTCCCGGCACCTCGTAG
- a CDS encoding LacI family DNA-binding transcriptional regulator yields MIDVAREAGVSAMTVSNVINGRPGVSAETRLRVLATITRLGYQVNLAARHLRAGRTGAVGLIVPDIDRPYYAQLAGRLAKGVEKRGLHLVVERTGGDAERELEAISFGRLRMYDGVVISPLRVDAADLDQLRFETPVVFIGERPVPATFDHVMMDNVGGARQATRQLLTTGSRRVAVIGGRHDDHVDDMPSLRTRGYRQAHAELGIEVDERLVIEVESFDPASGARGLKRLHESGVAYDGVFALTDAAAMGVLRALADLRVDVPGEVQVIGFDNGEETEFLVPRLSSVEPGNDAMADRVLELLEHRIAAAGDGGTDAPDPATTIVNAQLILRESTR; encoded by the coding sequence ATGATCGATGTGGCCCGTGAGGCCGGCGTGTCGGCCATGACGGTGTCCAACGTCATCAACGGCCGGCCCGGCGTGAGCGCGGAGACCCGGCTGCGGGTGCTCGCGACCATCACGAGGCTCGGCTACCAGGTGAACCTCGCCGCACGCCACCTGCGAGCCGGCCGCACGGGCGCCGTCGGCCTGATCGTCCCGGACATCGACCGGCCGTACTACGCCCAACTGGCCGGCCGGCTCGCCAAGGGGGTCGAGAAGCGCGGGCTGCACCTCGTGGTCGAGCGCACCGGGGGCGACGCCGAGCGCGAGCTCGAGGCCATCTCGTTCGGCCGGCTGCGCATGTACGACGGTGTCGTCATCAGCCCGTTGCGGGTCGACGCCGCCGACCTGGACCAGCTGCGGTTCGAGACCCCGGTCGTGTTCATCGGAGAGCGGCCGGTCCCGGCGACGTTCGACCACGTCATGATGGACAACGTCGGCGGCGCCCGCCAGGCCACCCGGCAGTTGCTCACGACCGGGTCGCGCCGCGTCGCCGTCATCGGCGGCCGGCACGACGACCACGTCGACGACATGCCGTCGCTGCGGACCCGCGGCTATCGACAGGCGCACGCCGAGCTCGGCATCGAGGTCGACGAGCGGCTGGTGATCGAGGTCGAGTCCTTCGATCCCGCGTCCGGGGCCCGCGGCCTGAAGCGGCTGCACGAGTCCGGCGTCGCGTACGACGGGGTCTTCGCGCTGACCGACGCTGCCGCGATGGGTGTGCTGCGGGCCCTGGCCGACCTGCGGGTCGACGTGCCCGGCGAGGTGCAGGTGATCGGCTTCGACAACGGCGAGGAGACGGAGTTCCTCGTGCCGCGGCTGTCGTCCGTCGAGCCGGGCAACGACGCCATGGCCGATCGGGTCCTCGAGCTGCTGGAGCACCGCATCGCCGCCGCGGGCGACGGCGGGACGGATGCGCCGGACCCGGCGACGACCATCGTGAACGCGCAGTTGATCCTGCGCGAGTCGACCCGCTGA
- a CDS encoding alpha-N-arabinofuranosidase: MNRAHLTIDPYFTVGPVNRRLFGSFVEHLGRCVYDGIYEPGHPTADDQGYREDVIALVRELGVSTIRYPGGNFVSGYRWEDGIGPRDQRPRRLDLAWHSTETNEVGLDEFAGWLRKVGSELMYAVNLGTRGVQEALDVLEYANVPAGTRLSDLRIANGVPAPHDIRMWCLGNEMDGAWQLGHGTADEYASVAGKAARAMRQLDPDLELVVCGSSSAQMATFGSWERTVLEATYDEVDYISCHAYYEPKDGDYASFLASAVNMDRFIDSVAATADHVKAERRSTKTMYISFDEWNVWYQSRYQGERHTGLDDWPIAPRLLENTYSAMDAVVFGNLLISLLRHADRVTSASLAQLVNVIAPIMTEPGGPAWRQTTFYPFALTSRLARGEALEVKLDSPAYVSAQHGEATVVDAVATHDGGSGATAVFLVNRDEESPAEIEIDVRMLGGVGVRDAWTLSDKDPHAANTLEQQDRVRPAANPTAALTDGTVTITLPPVSWTALTLG; this comes from the coding sequence ATGAACCGCGCTCATCTGACCATCGACCCCTACTTCACCGTGGGGCCGGTCAACCGCCGCCTGTTCGGCTCGTTCGTCGAGCACCTGGGCCGCTGCGTCTACGACGGGATCTACGAGCCCGGACACCCGACGGCGGACGACCAGGGGTACCGCGAGGACGTCATCGCGCTGGTCCGCGAACTCGGCGTGTCCACCATCCGCTATCCCGGCGGCAACTTCGTCTCGGGCTACCGGTGGGAGGACGGGATCGGGCCCCGCGACCAGCGACCCCGGCGGCTGGACCTGGCCTGGCACTCGACCGAGACCAACGAGGTCGGCCTGGACGAGTTCGCCGGGTGGCTGCGCAAGGTCGGCAGCGAGCTCATGTACGCCGTGAACCTCGGGACGCGCGGCGTCCAGGAGGCCCTGGACGTCCTCGAGTACGCCAACGTCCCTGCGGGCACCCGGCTCTCGGACCTGCGCATCGCCAACGGCGTGCCGGCCCCGCACGACATCCGGATGTGGTGCCTGGGCAACGAGATGGACGGCGCCTGGCAGCTGGGTCACGGCACGGCCGACGAGTACGCGAGCGTCGCCGGCAAGGCCGCCCGCGCGATGCGCCAGCTCGATCCCGACCTCGAGCTCGTCGTCTGCGGCAGCTCCAGCGCGCAGATGGCGACGTTCGGCAGCTGGGAGCGGACGGTGCTCGAGGCGACCTACGACGAGGTCGACTACATCTCGTGCCACGCCTACTACGAGCCGAAGGACGGCGACTACGCCAGCTTCCTCGCCTCCGCGGTGAACATGGACCGGTTCATCGACTCGGTCGCGGCGACGGCCGACCACGTGAAGGCGGAGCGGCGCAGCACGAAGACCATGTACATCTCGTTCGACGAGTGGAACGTCTGGTACCAGTCGCGGTACCAGGGCGAGCGGCACACCGGCCTCGACGACTGGCCGATCGCGCCGCGGCTGCTCGAGAACACGTACTCGGCCATGGACGCGGTGGTCTTCGGCAACCTGCTCATCTCGCTGCTCAGGCACGCCGACCGGGTCACGTCCGCGAGTCTCGCCCAGCTGGTGAACGTCATCGCGCCGATCATGACCGAGCCCGGCGGGCCGGCCTGGCGGCAGACCACGTTCTACCCGTTCGCGCTCACCTCGCGGCTGGCCCGGGGAGAGGCGCTCGAGGTGAAGCTGGACAGCCCGGCCTACGTCTCGGCGCAGCACGGCGAGGCCACCGTCGTCGACGCGGTGGCGACGCACGACGGCGGCAGCGGCGCCACCGCCGTCTTCCTCGTCAACCGCGACGAGGAGTCGCCGGCCGAGATCGAGATCGACGTGCGCATGCTCGGCGGGGTCGGCGTCCGGGACGCCTGGACGCTGAGCGACAAGGACCCGCACGCGGCCAACACGCTCGAGCAGCAGGACCGCGTGCGGCCGGCGGCCAACCCGACCGCGGCGCTGACCGACGGCACGGTGACGATCACCCTCCCGCCGGTCTCGTGGACGGCCCTGACGCTCGGATGA
- a CDS encoding carbohydrate ABC transporter permease, which translates to MTASIDVAARRRRPQRYLPLQVLLGFLLVYFLVPFWWVIVNSSKDAAGLFGGGNALWFADDIDFVGNLRELFTYSGGIYARWLLNSVLYAFVGGLGATALAVLAGYGFAKYRFAGRRFSFAVLLGAVMVPSTALVIPTFIMFSGLGLTNTIWAVILPSLLNPFGVYLMHVYARDAVPDELLDAARVDGAGEARSFLQVALPLMRPAIVTVLLLSIVATWNNYFLPLAMLSDNDLYPVIVGIGQWQGVASANNAGGTSLWSIIIMGSLVSVIPLIIAFLTLQRHWRGGLAIGSLK; encoded by the coding sequence ATGACCGCCAGCATCGACGTCGCCGCACGTCGCCGACGCCCACAGCGCTACCTGCCGCTGCAGGTCCTGCTCGGGTTCCTGCTCGTGTACTTCCTCGTGCCCTTCTGGTGGGTCATCGTCAACAGCTCGAAGGACGCCGCCGGGCTCTTCGGCGGCGGCAACGCCCTGTGGTTCGCCGACGACATCGACTTCGTCGGCAACCTCCGGGAGCTGTTCACCTACAGCGGCGGCATCTACGCGCGCTGGCTGCTCAACTCCGTGCTCTACGCGTTCGTCGGCGGCCTCGGCGCCACCGCGCTGGCGGTGCTGGCCGGCTACGGCTTCGCGAAGTACCGCTTCGCCGGCCGGCGGTTCAGCTTCGCCGTCCTGCTGGGCGCCGTGATGGTGCCGTCCACGGCCCTGGTGATCCCGACGTTCATCATGTTCTCCGGCCTGGGGCTGACGAACACGATCTGGGCGGTGATCCTGCCGTCGCTGCTCAACCCGTTCGGCGTCTACCTGATGCACGTCTACGCGCGCGACGCGGTGCCCGACGAGCTGCTCGACGCCGCCCGTGTCGACGGCGCCGGCGAGGCGCGTTCGTTCCTGCAGGTCGCGCTGCCGCTGATGCGGCCGGCGATCGTCACGGTCCTGCTGCTGTCGATCGTGGCGACCTGGAACAACTACTTCCTGCCGCTGGCGATGCTTTCCGACAACGACCTGTACCCGGTGATCGTCGGCATCGGACAGTGGCAGGGGGTCGCCTCGGCGAACAACGCCGGCGGCACCTCGCTGTGGAGCATCATCATCATGGGCTCGCTCGTGTCCGTGATCCCCCTCATCATCGCCTTCCTCACCCTGCAGCGCCATTGGCGGGGAGGCCTGGCCATCGGCAGCCTGAAATAG
- a CDS encoding carbohydrate ABC transporter permease: protein MTLQITETPPPYIEKKTRRGARKVPLREQLIGWIFVGPFGLVFLAFLVAPLAYALYLSLFRKAMIGGTSFVFLGNYAKAFTDPSFLDGAWFVVRFSLVLIPVQMLISLAMALILDMVTSSFARFSRLMIFLPYAIPAVIGALMWGFLYSKNFGPLGDIFGLFGASAPDFLSNDLVFYGLLNIVTWQWAGYYMIILYAALQGIDPTLYEAARIDGASSWQIVLRIKVPLITPALVLILVFALIGTLQFFNEPQILRDLAAGTIGPDFTPNMYAYQQAFGLANFNYGSAISFALGGVVFVCVYIFLFATRKRGSFLS from the coding sequence ATGACCCTGCAGATCACCGAGACACCACCGCCGTACATCGAGAAGAAGACCAGACGCGGAGCGCGGAAGGTGCCCCTCCGCGAGCAGCTGATCGGCTGGATCTTCGTCGGGCCGTTCGGTCTCGTCTTCCTCGCCTTCCTCGTCGCGCCGCTCGCGTACGCCCTCTACCTCAGCCTGTTCCGGAAGGCGATGATCGGCGGCACGAGCTTCGTCTTCCTCGGCAACTACGCGAAGGCCTTCACCGACCCGAGCTTCCTCGACGGCGCCTGGTTCGTGGTCCGCTTCTCGCTCGTGCTGATCCCCGTGCAGATGCTCATCTCGCTCGCGATGGCGCTCATCCTCGACATGGTCACGTCGTCCTTCGCGCGCTTCTCGCGGCTGATGATCTTCCTGCCGTATGCGATCCCCGCTGTCATCGGCGCACTCATGTGGGGATTCCTGTACAGCAAGAACTTCGGGCCGCTGGGGGACATCTTCGGGTTGTTCGGCGCCTCGGCTCCGGACTTCCTCAGCAACGACCTGGTCTTCTACGGCCTGCTCAACATCGTCACGTGGCAATGGGCCGGCTACTACATGATCATCCTGTACGCCGCCCTGCAGGGGATCGACCCGACCCTGTACGAGGCCGCCCGGATCGACGGCGCGAGCAGCTGGCAGATCGTCTTGCGGATCAAGGTCCCGCTGATCACGCCCGCGCTGGTCCTGATCCTCGTTTTCGCGCTGATCGGAACCCTGCAGTTCTTCAACGAGCCACAGATCCTGCGCGACCTCGCCGCCGGCACCATCGGACCGGACTTCACCCCCAACATGTACGCGTACCAGCAGGCGTTCGGGCTGGCGAACTTCAACTACGGGTCGGCGATCTCGTTCGCGCTCGGGGGCGTGGTCTTCGTCTGCGTCTACATCTTCCTGTTCGCCACCCGCAAGCGGGGGAGCTTCCTCTCATGA
- a CDS encoding ABC transporter substrate-binding protein has product MKRKPFLAAATALVLAGTLAACSSGDDDTSSSDGGSGGGGSDASSCTNTIPKTDLPAVTLWAWYPNMELVVDNFNEQNDEVQVCWTNVGQGGDEYEKFQTAIAAGTGAPDVIMIEADRIPTFQIQEALVDISDYGYEDVRDNYSEGAWKDVSVGDAVYGVPVDGGPMGMIYRKDIFDQYGITPPTTWAEYEQAAQTVRDAGGPLFGDLGANVPAVMMALQIQKGADPFSYDTADPENIGIELNDQASKDVLDYWGGLVEKGLVGTQDQFTPEYISGVINGDYATYISAAWAPGYLTGAGVGEGADSGQFAVAPLPQWDPANPVQVNWGGSAFSVTSQATDPELAAKVAFGIYADEASLTDGWTNQVIFPLNLNALEDPAFADLAVEFFGGQQANKEVYVPAANAYGGFTYSPLQQYYYDAMTEQLAAVNQGSIAGSEAADALHDDVVGYAEEQGFTVQ; this is encoded by the coding sequence ATGAAGCGGAAGCCATTCCTCGCCGCGGCGACGGCGCTCGTCCTCGCGGGCACGCTCGCCGCCTGCTCGTCCGGCGATGACGACACCAGCAGCAGCGACGGCGGTAGTGGTGGTGGCGGGTCCGACGCCAGCAGCTGCACGAACACCATCCCCAAGACGGACCTGCCGGCCGTGACGCTGTGGGCGTGGTACCCGAACATGGAGCTGGTCGTCGACAACTTCAACGAGCAGAACGACGAGGTGCAGGTCTGCTGGACCAACGTCGGGCAGGGCGGCGACGAGTACGAGAAGTTCCAGACGGCGATCGCCGCGGGCACCGGGGCACCCGACGTCATCATGATCGAGGCCGACCGCATCCCGACGTTCCAGATCCAGGAGGCGCTGGTCGACATCAGCGACTACGGCTACGAGGACGTCCGCGACAACTACAGCGAGGGCGCCTGGAAGGACGTCTCGGTCGGCGACGCGGTCTACGGCGTCCCGGTCGACGGTGGCCCCATGGGCATGATCTACCGCAAGGACATCTTCGACCAGTACGGCATCACGCCCCCCACGACCTGGGCTGAGTATGAGCAGGCCGCGCAGACGGTGCGCGACGCCGGCGGGCCGCTCTTCGGCGACCTCGGGGCCAACGTGCCTGCGGTCATGATGGCCCTGCAGATCCAGAAGGGCGCCGACCCGTTCTCCTATGACACCGCCGACCCCGAGAACATCGGGATCGAGCTGAACGACCAGGCGTCGAAGGACGTGCTCGACTATTGGGGCGGCCTGGTCGAGAAGGGGCTGGTCGGCACGCAGGACCAGTTCACGCCCGAGTACATCTCCGGCGTCATCAACGGCGACTACGCGACCTACATCTCCGCCGCCTGGGCTCCGGGCTACCTCACCGGCGCCGGCGTGGGCGAGGGCGCGGACTCCGGGCAGTTCGCGGTCGCGCCGCTGCCCCAGTGGGACCCCGCCAACCCGGTGCAGGTGAACTGGGGCGGGTCGGCCTTCTCGGTGACCAGCCAGGCGACCGACCCGGAACTGGCCGCGAAGGTGGCCTTCGGCATCTACGCCGACGAGGCCTCGCTCACCGACGGCTGGACCAACCAGGTCATCTTCCCGCTGAACCTCAACGCCCTGGAGGACCCGGCCTTCGCCGACCTCGCGGTGGAGTTCTTCGGCGGCCAGCAGGCGAACAAGGAGGTCTACGTCCCGGCGGCGAACGCGTACGGCGGCTTCACCTACAGCCCGCTACAGCAGTACTACTACGACGCCATGACCGAGCAGCTCGCGGCCGTCAACCAGGGCTCGATCGCCGGGTCCGAGGCCGCGGACGCGCTGCACGACGACGTCGTGGGCTACGCCGAGGAACAGGGCTTCACCGTCCAGTGA
- a CDS encoding substrate-binding domain-containing protein has product MSPTMHDVARVAGVSIKTVSNVINDFPHVRQTTRLRVMAAIEELGYRPNLSARGLRSGRTGVIGLAVPELRQNYFAELADAVIRAAEKHDLGVLVEQTSGDRNREIAAVTGAGRLRLTDGLLFSPERLGQDDRHLLSNSFPFVMLGERMFGGPTDHVTMHNVSSAQAAVEHLLAIGRRRIALIGAHPDQREQVRSADLRVKGYKAALEAAGLPLDPQLVRVVAPWHRENGAEAMRDLIASDIEFDGLFALNDTLALGALRALGDAGRRVPDDVAVIGFDDIDEARFSIPSLSSVDPGRDEIAETAVQLLVERINEKGDEELPPRLIKPEFRIVARESTAT; this is encoded by the coding sequence GTGAGCCCGACGATGCACGACGTGGCGCGCGTCGCCGGCGTCTCGATCAAGACCGTGTCGAACGTGATCAACGACTTCCCGCACGTCCGGCAGACGACCCGGCTGCGCGTCATGGCGGCCATCGAGGAGCTCGGCTACCGCCCCAACCTGTCGGCACGGGGCCTGCGTTCCGGTCGCACGGGCGTCATCGGTCTCGCCGTGCCCGAGTTGCGGCAGAACTACTTCGCGGAGCTGGCCGACGCCGTCATCCGCGCGGCCGAGAAGCACGACCTCGGCGTCCTGGTCGAGCAGACCAGCGGCGACCGCAACCGCGAGATCGCCGCCGTCACGGGCGCCGGCCGTCTGCGGCTGACCGACGGGCTGCTGTTCAGCCCCGAGCGCCTGGGACAGGACGATCGCCATCTGCTCAGCAACTCCTTCCCCTTCGTGATGCTCGGCGAGCGCATGTTCGGCGGCCCGACCGATCACGTGACGATGCACAACGTGAGCTCCGCCCAGGCCGCCGTCGAGCACCTGCTCGCCATCGGGCGCCGGCGCATCGCACTCATCGGCGCCCACCCCGACCAGCGTGAACAGGTGCGTTCGGCCGACCTGCGCGTCAAGGGGTACAAGGCGGCCCTCGAGGCGGCGGGTCTGCCGCTCGACCCGCAGCTCGTCCGGGTCGTGGCGCCGTGGCACCGCGAGAACGGCGCCGAGGCGATGCGCGACCTCATCGCGTCCGACATCGAGTTCGACGGACTCTTCGCACTGAACGACACCCTGGCGCTCGGCGCGCTGCGCGCACTCGGCGACGCCGGCCGGCGAGTCCCGGACGACGTCGCCGTCATCGGGTTCGACGACATCGACGAGGCCCGGTTCTCCATCCCCTCGCTGTCCAGCGTCGACCCGGGCCGCGACGAGATCGCCGAGACCGCCGTCCAGCTGCTCGTCGAGCGCATCAACGAGAAGGGCGACGAGGAGCTCCCGCCCCGTCTCATCAAGCCGGAGTTCCGGATCGTCGCGCGCGAGTCCACCGCCACTTGA